A region of the Culex quinquefasciatus strain JHB chromosome 1, VPISU_Cqui_1.0_pri_paternal, whole genome shotgun sequence genome:
TCGAACGCAGAGAACGCCGAACAGGTTGAAAAGGCGATCGTCTCAGCTGCGGAAGCCAGCATTCTACAAAACTCGTCCAAGATGGGGCGTAAAGCGGTCCATTGGTGGAGCAAGGTGTCGTCTTCGGAAGATGGACGACAATCACCCGAACAAGGCCCAAGCACTGGTAGCTTTTAAAGAAGCCAGAAACGCGACACGGAAGACCATCGCGAAAGCCCGAACCGACCGCTGGACGAGCTTCGTCACAGGCATTTCCCCTAGCAGCAACACGACCGAGATCTGGCGCCGAGTTAATACGTTCCGGAATGGTCCGAAGGTCAGCATCCACCAGTTGGTGATCGACGGAAAGTTGGTGGACGAACCAGAGAAGGTCGCCGAGACCCTGGCGGACTACTTCGCTAAGGTATCCACCGCCAAAGCCCCCATCACATCTCCGAGACCAAGGAAAACATCGAGTGCCGGAACCGGATCCGTCGAGTAATCGGACAGTCGCCAGAGGGACACTCCTGGACGTGCATCGAGCGATTATCCAGTCCCGGCTGTTTTATGCTTGGGGCATACTCAGCTCAGCAACACCAGCCGCCATCAGGCCACTCGGACCAGCTCACGTGGCCGGAATCCGAAGCGCTTCCGGAGACTTCCGGTCCAGCCCGTGCAAGGCGATTTACGCCGAGTCCGGGCAACTACCCTTCGAACATGCCGCAGCTTCGGCAACGGTAACAAAAGCCATCAGGCTCGAAGCTGGAGGAACTATCAGCCCACACCACTCGCTGAGCAAGCGAGCCATGGATTAGTTTAACAAGCTTACCCGCATGGAGTTGCCCGGCGTCGAGCGAAAGCTCAGGATCGGAGACCGCCCCTGGCACGCCGAAAAGCCAAGCATCGACTGGGAGATGACGGCGTACGTGCGCGCTGGCGAATCATCCCAGAAGGTCAAGGCGGCATTCTGAGTGGTCAGCCAAAAGTACGCACACCACCGCAAGTTCTACACCGACGGATCCAAGGACGACGACTTCACCGGCTGCGGGATTGTGGACGGCACCGAACAGCAGCATCTTCTCCGCGGAAGAGGAGAGGATTCTGACGGTAACACAATACCGATAGTCATCTTCACGGACTCGGCCAGCGTGGTCGAGGCAGTGGAGAACGGTCTCTCCCACCACCCCACCAGCCAGTGGAACTTGGTTCACTGCTGCCTGCCGATGTAGAACGAGAAGACGCTGAGTTCGATGACCCGCAAGCTGTTTCATGGCCGGAGACAGCTGGACTGGTCGACGAAGATCCCCACATCACCACAAACCAGGCAGGAAAGGAATGAAAGGACGAGGAATCTCGTTCACTGCACCAAGCCAACGCCGACGAAGTGAACGTCGAGGATCGTTCGCTTCCGGACAGTGCAAAGTCCGTTTGCACAGCACCAGCCGTCCAAGAGGACGCAGCCACGAAGCCAAGCCATGAAAGTAAGATGTACAGCTGCCAGCTGTTCAACGCCAACGTCGCACGTTCAACCGACCGTGACCGTGCAGCCGGAAAGTTAGCAGAGAAGCTGCTGCAGTCTGTAAACTTAGCCAGCAACGAGGGGCAGTTCCGTTTGGTTTGGGACCCGGGAGTGCAGCCGAGCTCTGCTTCCCGCTCAACCACTCAACTGACCGAAGAACACACACTACATGGCAGCAAGTTCGGGACAAAGGATGCGCATCTGATCCGAGAGCATGAAATACCAACGAACTCCAGCGTGGTCAGCGGCCGATTCTCTTCTAGCGGGTTTGATCTACTGCTGTGGTGGGAAGGCCCCCCATGGCTCAAGCTATCTCCTGAACACTGGCCGTCTCAACCGGTGCTGGATCGTGACGAGGAAGCAGACCATGAAAGACGTCACGTAGCAGCGAACCTAGCTGGCGGACAGCAGATAGATTTCCCGAGTTTCATCATCAGCAAGTTTTCCAACTACCGGAGCCTGATTCGAAGCGTAGCGTACTGGTCGAGGCTGATGAAGATCCTGCGGCACGAAGAAGGCGTAGATCAGCGAGGTCTTCCAACAGCACGGGAGCTGAAGGAAGCGGAACACACCATGATTCGTCTCGTGCAGAAGGAAGAATTCAAGGCGGAGTGGCAAGCACTGTCCAACGGCGAATCTGTAGGAAGGAACTCACCCCTGCGGTGGTTCAACCCGAAGTTAGCAGACGACAACCTGATCCGAGTCGGTGGACGGTTAGGTCACTCACAGGAAACCGACAGCAC
Encoded here:
- the LOC6053509 gene encoding uncharacterized protein LOC6053509, whose product is MYSCQLFNANVARSTDRDRAAGKLAEKLLQSVNLASNEGQFRLVWDPGVQPSSASRSTTQLTEEHTLHGSKFGTKDAHLIREHEIPTNSSVVSGRFSSSGFDLLLWWEGPPWLKLSPEHWPSQPVLDRDEEADHERRHVAANLAGGQQIDFPSFIISKFSNYRSLIRSVAYWSRLMKILRHEEGVDQRGLPTARELKEAEHTMIRLVQKEEFKAEWQALSNGESVGRNSPLRWFNPKLADDNLIRVGGRLGHSQETDSTKHPIVLPARHPLTKMLFEDYHERLLHAGPQLMLATVRLKYWPLGGRSVARQIVHNCQRCFRTKPIQIQQFMGELPSARVTVARPFSKVGVDYFGPVYIRPGPRRVAIKAYVAVFVCMCTKAAHLELVTDLSTDRFNQALRRFIGRRGLPAEIFSDNGTNFVGARNQLQNLFELLRSKDHSEKVSKECADQGIQWHFNPPGAPHFGGLWEAAVRSAKPIS